A portion of the Syntrophaceae bacterium genome contains these proteins:
- a CDS encoding fumarylacetoacetate hydrolase family protein: protein MRIVRFISEDGESLYGTVEPGEPGRARIIEGDIFGAFTLSGRSKAVKKILPPVQPPNILALGFSYGKHAGETESRAPESPVLFIKATNSLLGPGEPILLPKAGPDEVDFEAELAVVIGKRAKNVSPGEAMACVLGYTCGNDVSARDWQMLKQKKQWARGKSFDTFCPLGPYLVTKDEIPDPNNLRIRSILNGKVMQDSNTSDMLFSIADIVSDLSRSLTLLPGTVIMTGTPEGVGFVRKPPVFLRHGDVITIEIERLGELTNPVEREP from the coding sequence ATGAGAATCGTTCGTTTTATTTCGGAAGACGGGGAGAGTCTCTACGGGACCGTCGAGCCGGGTGAACCGGGCAGGGCGCGCATCATCGAAGGGGACATCTTTGGAGCGTTCACCCTGTCGGGACGCAGCAAGGCGGTCAAGAAAATCCTGCCCCCGGTGCAGCCTCCCAACATTCTTGCGCTGGGCTTCAGTTACGGGAAGCACGCCGGGGAGACCGAGAGCCGCGCCCCGGAGAGCCCCGTGCTTTTCATCAAGGCAACGAACAGCCTCCTGGGGCCGGGCGAGCCGATCCTGCTTCCCAAGGCGGGTCCCGACGAAGTGGATTTCGAGGCGGAGCTGGCCGTTGTCATCGGAAAGCGGGCGAAGAACGTTTCCCCCGGCGAGGCCATGGCGTGCGTGCTGGGCTATACCTGTGGCAACGACGTCAGCGCCAGGGACTGGCAGATGCTCAAGCAGAAAAAACAGTGGGCCCGGGGGAAGAGTTTCGACACATTCTGCCCGCTGGGGCCCTATCTCGTGACGAAGGACGAGATACCCGACCCGAACAATCTCAGGATACGCTCCATTCTCAACGGGAAGGTGATGCAGGATTCCAACACGTCCGACATGCTCTTCAGCATTGCCGACATCGTGAGCGATTTGAGCCGTTCCTTGACGCTCCTGCCGGGCACGGTCATCATGACGGGCACACCGGAGGGGGTGGGCTTTGTCAGAAAGCCGCCGGTCTTTCTGCGGCACGGAGACGTCATCACGATCGAGATCGAGCGATTGGGGGAGCTCACGAACCCCGTCGAGCGTGAGCCCTGA
- a CDS encoding TolC family protein — protein sequence MDCRRPVGKLFFVPLLACFLAFVPAAPFSRALTLEEALSLAKSNLPAYQAQAARVRSSEALYNATLGAYVPSIDASGVATRRDIAGYDSSSNNIDVTASLRLFDYKRGHNRDISRYNFNAEREGLRRSLLDLEFSVKSSFYTTLATRGILAQRKIQLENAQKNYEVAEGRRKFGVAKLSDVLQVSVRLEQARFNLVQAEGSLQKSLSELSSLIGTPVTDAAELQGALTFDLVLPEEKRLEEALMRRPEILQAELAVKRAESAEGISTGDFLPVVSGNLSYSRTDASNPASSSASIYGNPYEDRSASLLATWNLFELGKFYRRKAASIDTLTAAKTLKETERSLRLELRKSYEDFLTASRNVKVAEEQLKQALQNYDQAFGEYKVGKGDILSVVIAETLLSQAREQDVQAKLNLYLAKALLERVSGVESLEALQETPAQSANAGTR from the coding sequence ATGGACTGCCGCAGACCGGTCGGCAAGCTTTTTTTTGTCCCGTTGCTCGCTTGTTTTCTTGCGTTTGTCCCGGCTGCCCCGTTTTCACGGGCCCTCACGCTGGAGGAAGCCCTGTCGCTGGCCAAGTCGAACCTTCCCGCCTACCAGGCACAGGCTGCGAGGGTCCGGTCCTCTGAGGCCCTCTATAACGCCACCCTCGGGGCCTACGTTCCCAGCATTGATGCTTCAGGCGTCGCGACCCGAAGAGACATCGCAGGTTATGACTCCTCTTCCAACAACATCGACGTGACCGCCTCGCTGCGGCTCTTCGACTACAAGCGCGGCCACAACCGGGACATCTCCCGCTACAATTTCAATGCCGAGCGGGAGGGCCTCCGCAGGAGCCTCCTGGACCTCGAGTTCAGCGTCAAGTCATCTTTTTACACGACGCTGGCAACCCGGGGGATCCTCGCGCAGCGGAAAATCCAGCTCGAGAACGCCCAGAAGAACTACGAGGTGGCCGAAGGGCGGAGAAAATTCGGCGTGGCGAAACTCTCGGACGTCCTGCAGGTCTCCGTGAGACTCGAACAGGCGCGCTTCAATCTCGTCCAGGCCGAGGGCAGCCTCCAGAAGAGCCTCTCCGAGCTGAGCTCCCTGATCGGCACGCCGGTCACCGACGCCGCCGAGCTGCAGGGGGCCCTGACCTTCGATCTTGTCCTGCCCGAGGAAAAGCGGCTGGAAGAGGCCCTGATGCGCCGGCCCGAGATCCTCCAGGCCGAACTCGCCGTCAAGCGTGCGGAGAGCGCCGAAGGGATCTCCACGGGCGATTTCCTGCCCGTCGTGTCCGGCAACCTGAGCTATTCCCGGACGGACGCCAGCAACCCCGCATCGAGCTCCGCGTCCATCTACGGCAACCCCTACGAGGACCGCTCGGCATCGCTGCTGGCCACCTGGAATCTCTTCGAGCTGGGGAAATTCTACCGCAGGAAGGCCGCCTCGATCGACACCCTGACGGCGGCCAAGACCCTCAAGGAGACGGAGCGCTCGCTGCGCCTGGAGCTCCGGAAGAGCTACGAAGACTTCCTCACCGCGTCGCGCAACGTCAAGGTCGCCGAGGAACAGCTCAAGCAGGCCCTGCAGAACTACGACCAGGCCTTCGGCGAGTACAAGGTCGGCAAGGGGGACATCCTTTCCGTCGTGATCGCCGAGACCCTGCTGTCGCAGGCTCGCGAGCAGGACGTCCAGGCGAAGCTCAACCTGTACCTCGCAAAGGCTCTCCTGGAGAGAGTCTCCGGCGTCGAGAGCCTGGAAGCCCTGCAGGAAACCCCGGCACAATCCGCTAACGCAGGGACGCGCTAG
- a CDS encoding efflux RND transporter periplasmic adaptor subunit: MKKKIAVAAAAAVVLLLAAFLLYRVFFAKPSLQVLETGTVERGSIRGVLVATGIIKSQVGAVVKIGAQTTGRIQEMRVKVGDRVKAGELIALVDDREIRQQIGQQQAALVSAQNTLAQVEKTYPERIREARANYDYAKVNVERERELLKHEYTTKDAVDRAESQFTAAEAVLTRLQDEFKTQRTISRSNLEEIQARLRQQEVRLTYTRIYSPIDGVVSDVTAQQGETIVAGLQVANLVTVLDPTRLEMWIYIDETDIGKAAVGQDVEYYVDTFPAKTFKGKIEKIYPQPVVKENIVYYLATMKIPPEDAAYLKPEMTTHVRIITEEKKDILTAPNAAVKFERGRQVAYKVTGKNRVEKLTLKIGIRGEDKTEILSGASEGDVLATKIILPVAADAQQAPQKGAMK, translated from the coding sequence ATGAAGAAAAAGATCGCCGTCGCCGCCGCGGCCGCCGTCGTTCTCCTGCTTGCGGCCTTCCTTCTCTACCGGGTCTTCTTCGCCAAGCCGTCCCTGCAGGTCCTCGAAACGGGGACGGTCGAAAGGGGAAGCATCCGCGGGGTCCTCGTGGCGACGGGCATCATCAAGTCCCAGGTCGGGGCGGTCGTCAAGATCGGCGCCCAGACGACGGGGCGGATCCAGGAGATGCGGGTCAAGGTGGGAGACCGCGTCAAGGCGGGCGAGCTCATCGCCCTGGTCGACGACCGCGAGATCCGGCAGCAGATCGGCCAGCAGCAGGCGGCCCTGGTGTCGGCGCAGAACACGCTTGCCCAGGTGGAGAAGACCTATCCCGAGAGGATCCGCGAGGCCCGCGCCAACTACGATTACGCCAAGGTCAACGTGGAGCGCGAGCGCGAGCTGCTGAAACACGAGTACACGACGAAGGATGCCGTCGACCGCGCCGAGAGCCAGTTTACGGCCGCCGAGGCCGTCCTGACACGCCTGCAGGACGAGTTCAAGACGCAGCGAACGATTTCCCGGTCCAACCTCGAGGAGATCCAGGCGCGACTGCGCCAGCAGGAGGTCCGGCTGACATACACGAGAATCTACTCCCCCATCGACGGGGTCGTCTCGGACGTGACGGCCCAACAGGGCGAGACGATCGTCGCGGGCCTCCAGGTCGCCAACCTCGTCACCGTCCTCGACCCCACGAGACTCGAGATGTGGATCTACATCGATGAAACGGACATCGGGAAAGCCGCCGTCGGGCAGGACGTCGAGTACTACGTCGACACCTTCCCGGCCAAGACGTTCAAGGGAAAAATCGAGAAGATCTACCCCCAGCCCGTCGTCAAGGAGAATATCGTCTACTACCTCGCCACGATGAAGATCCCCCCGGAAGACGCCGCGTACCTCAAGCCGGAGATGACGACGCACGTGCGGATCATCACGGAGGAGAAGAAAGACATCCTCACGGCGCCCAACGCCGCCGTGAAGTTCGAGCGCGGCAGGCAGGTGGCCTACAAGGTCACGGGAAAGAACAGGGTCGAGAAGCTGACCCTCAAGATCGGCATCCGCGGGGAGGACAAGACCGAGATCCTCTCCGGGGCAAGCGAGGGCGATGTGCTGGCCACGAAGATCATCCTGCCCGTCGCCGCCGACGCCCAGCAGGCCCCGCAGAAGGGGGCGATGAAGTGA
- a CDS encoding ABC transporter ATP-binding protein: protein MSTPVCLMENITKTFRVGDQDLHVLKGINLRIEQGEFAAIMGTSGSGKSTLMNLMGCLDVPTSGRFLLAGRDVMQLDDDELSELRNEHIGFVFQSFYLLPYATVLENVLVPTLYREKRKDRVRDRAVELLKLVGLEERMKFRPTQLSGGEQQRVAICRALINDPELLLADEPTGQLDSRTAGEIMGVLTRANERGKTVVVITHDAGIAAYARRIIHIRDGIISE, encoded by the coding sequence ATGTCCACCCCCGTCTGCCTCATGGAGAACATCACGAAGACCTTCCGCGTGGGCGACCAGGACCTTCACGTTCTCAAGGGCATCAACCTCCGGATCGAGCAGGGCGAGTTTGCGGCCATCATGGGCACCTCCGGCTCCGGGAAGTCCACCCTGATGAACCTCATGGGCTGCCTCGACGTGCCGACCTCGGGCCGGTTTCTCCTCGCCGGCCGCGACGTCATGCAGCTCGACGATGACGAACTCTCGGAGCTTCGCAACGAGCACATCGGCTTCGTGTTCCAGAGCTTCTACCTGCTGCCCTACGCCACGGTCCTGGAAAACGTCCTGGTGCCGACGCTCTACCGCGAGAAGAGGAAGGACCGTGTCCGCGACAGGGCCGTGGAGCTGCTCAAGCTCGTCGGTCTCGAGGAGCGGATGAAATTCCGGCCCACCCAGCTCTCCGGCGGCGAGCAGCAGCGGGTCGCCATCTGCAGGGCCCTCATCAACGACCCGGAGCTCCTTCTGGCCGACGAGCCCACGGGCCAGCTCGACAGCCGGACCGCCGGGGAGATCATGGGCGTGCTGACCCGCGCCAACGAGCGGGGCAAGACCGTTGTCGTCATCACCCATGACGCCGGCATCGCCGCCTACGCCCGGCGGATCATCCACATCCGCGACGGGATCATCAGCGAGTAG
- a CDS encoding FtsX-like permease family protein, whose product MERFTLLLIQAFEAVKAFKLRTFFCLVSVALGISAITIIVAATEGAYKKAFDIVASFGPDSVMLIGGSEESRAIGQREKTITLEDVEAIRMAFPTAYVVAPSAWVGTATVSYRGNRYQSQIVGSTSDYSVAWTWPVVEGSDFTEDDIRRFANVGIIGQETARELFGEQSPVGKFVQVRNLPVQIVGVLSERGTSPGGGSLDNRIIMPYTTVMKKLLNEQQYVNAVRLRFTDLENIEGRVEELKRLLRYRHRLPDGQPDDFRIFTSKDIVKFLVALTGSLVVFIGVVGVISLIVAGFVLANLFLLSVKERVKEIGIRRSVGARRRDILAQFLTEAVIITSAGGIVGFVLGVISAQLLTYVAEFPVYFSWKAFAIGMVLSWAVGVGFGLHPARQAANLKPIEAIRT is encoded by the coding sequence ATGGAACGTTTCACGCTGTTGCTCATCCAGGCCTTCGAGGCCGTCAAGGCTTTCAAGCTCAGGACCTTCTTCTGCCTCGTGAGCGTCGCCCTGGGGATCTCGGCCATCACGATCATCGTCGCCGCCACGGAGGGCGCCTACAAGAAGGCCTTCGACATCGTGGCCAGTTTCGGCCCCGACTCCGTCATGCTCATCGGGGGAAGCGAGGAGTCCCGCGCCATCGGCCAGCGTGAAAAAACGATCACCCTCGAGGACGTGGAGGCCATCCGCATGGCCTTCCCCACGGCCTATGTCGTCGCCCCGTCGGCGTGGGTGGGGACCGCTACGGTCTCCTACAGGGGAAACCGGTACCAGAGCCAGATTGTGGGCTCCACGAGCGACTACAGCGTGGCCTGGACGTGGCCCGTTGTCGAGGGCTCCGATTTCACCGAGGACGACATCCGGCGGTTTGCCAACGTGGGGATCATCGGGCAGGAAACGGCCCGCGAGCTCTTCGGCGAGCAGAGCCCCGTGGGCAAGTTCGTCCAGGTGCGCAACCTCCCCGTCCAGATCGTCGGCGTGCTCTCCGAGCGCGGCACGTCGCCGGGGGGCGGCAGCCTCGACAACCGGATCATCATGCCCTACACGACGGTGATGAAGAAACTCCTGAACGAACAGCAGTACGTCAACGCCGTCCGCCTGCGCTTCACCGACCTGGAGAACATCGAGGGCCGCGTCGAGGAACTCAAGCGGCTGCTGCGCTACCGTCACCGGCTCCCCGACGGGCAGCCTGACGACTTCCGCATCTTCACCTCCAAGGACATCGTCAAGTTCCTCGTCGCCCTCACGGGCTCCCTCGTGGTCTTCATCGGGGTCGTGGGCGTGATCTCCCTCATCGTCGCCGGGTTTGTCCTGGCAAACCTGTTCCTGCTGTCCGTCAAGGAGCGGGTCAAGGAAATCGGGATCCGCCGCTCCGTGGGCGCCCGCAGGAGGGACATCCTGGCGCAGTTTCTCACGGAGGCGGTGATCATCACCTCGGCCGGGGGTATCGTCGGCTTCGTCCTCGGCGTGATCTCGGCCCAGCTGCTCACGTACGTGGCCGAGTTTCCCGTTTACTTCTCCTGGAAGGCCTTTGCCATCGGCATGGTGCTCTCCTGGGCCGTCGGGGTGGGGTTCGGCCTGCACCCGGCGCGGCAGGCAGCCAACCTGAAGCCGATCGAGGCCATCCGGACATAG
- a CDS encoding FtsX-like permease family protein, protein MDLRRILLNLKIARRSLAQFKWRTALAVLGVFFGTFSLIIVSNLSGSLAVKTEQEIDSLGKNLLIVRSGIVRRVGAGTPLMSQATNLTPEDARAIRDSIPAVADLSAAGYRTFPVRYGSVSLKGILIGGVEPNFQDIRNFRAREGSFISEQDNLDRNKVAVLGRTVVEKLFGDEDPIGKYILIWRVPFQVIGVMEEKGSDVSGADQDNQIFVPLQTFLKVLVNKTNVSNIFVQVTRDELISPAKTDIEALLRKRHKTGPGQSDDFAVIDMKDVLALKAQAMDLITVLGRIAAAVSFIIGGLGILSIMILIVNERKLEIGIRRAVGSRKRDIVLQFLIESSIISLAGGMIGVLSGALISIILLRVLRYPFTLSLAGLAIAFGASVLVGILAGIYPSKKATQFEPVDILRT, encoded by the coding sequence ATGGACCTCAGGCGTATCCTGCTCAACCTGAAGATCGCCAGGCGCTCGCTGGCGCAGTTCAAGTGGCGAACCGCGCTCGCCGTGCTGGGCGTGTTTTTCGGGACGTTCTCGCTCATCATCGTCTCCAATCTCTCCGGCTCTCTTGCCGTGAAGACCGAGCAGGAGATCGACAGCCTCGGGAAAAACCTCCTCATCGTCCGCAGCGGGATCGTCAGGCGGGTCGGGGCGGGCACGCCCCTGATGAGCCAGGCAACCAACCTCACCCCCGAGGACGCCCGCGCGATCCGGGACTCCATCCCCGCCGTTGCCGACCTCTCCGCGGCGGGATACAGGACCTTCCCCGTCCGTTACGGCAGCGTCTCCCTCAAGGGGATCCTCATCGGCGGGGTGGAACCGAATTTCCAGGACATCCGGAATTTCCGCGCCCGGGAAGGCAGCTTCATCTCCGAGCAGGACAACCTCGACCGCAACAAGGTTGCCGTCCTCGGCCGCACCGTTGTGGAGAAGCTCTTCGGCGACGAGGACCCCATCGGGAAGTACATCCTGATCTGGCGCGTACCGTTCCAGGTCATCGGCGTCATGGAGGAGAAAGGCTCGGACGTCTCCGGGGCCGACCAGGACAACCAGATCTTCGTCCCTCTGCAGACCTTCCTGAAGGTCCTGGTCAACAAGACGAACGTGAGCAACATCTTCGTCCAGGTCACCCGCGACGAACTCATCTCTCCGGCCAAAACCGACATCGAGGCCCTGCTGCGCAAGCGCCACAAGACCGGGCCGGGGCAGAGCGACGACTTCGCCGTCATCGACATGAAGGACGTCCTGGCCCTCAAGGCGCAGGCCATGGATCTCATCACGGTCCTCGGCCGGATCGCGGCAGCGGTATCCTTCATCATCGGCGGCCTCGGCATCCTCTCGATCATGATCCTCATCGTCAACGAGCGAAAGCTCGAGATCGGGATCCGGCGCGCCGTCGGGTCGCGCAAGCGCGACATCGTGCTGCAGTTCCTGATCGAATCCTCCATCATCTCGCTCGCGGGCGGCATGATCGGCGTCTTGTCCGGGGCCCTGATCAGCATCATCCTGCTCCGCGTGCTGCGGTACCCCTTCACTCTGTCCCTCGCCGGCCTTGCCATCGCCTTCGGCGCTTCCGTTCTGGTCGGGATCCTGGCGGGAATCTATCCGTCGAAGAAAGCCACCCAGTTCGAGCCCGTGGACATCCTGAGGACATAG
- a CDS encoding MBL fold metallo-hydrolase, producing the protein MKILDGLYGFIWQSASENNCNSFLIDGSKKILIDPGHRHLFQHVRRGLDRIGITPEQIDVVLVTHGHPDHLETVGSFGPGTRWAMSRIDYEFVLRYMGSHAGLPQPAFFLQEGDLAIGDKTLQVIHTPGHSPGSVCLYWPEKKALFTGDVVFSQSIGRTDLPGGSGRQLKESIARLAQLDVDVLCPGHGDVVTGREHVRKNFKMIRDFWFNYL; encoded by the coding sequence ATGAAGATCCTGGACGGCCTCTACGGTTTCATCTGGCAAAGCGCCAGCGAGAACAACTGCAACAGCTTCCTCATCGACGGATCGAAGAAGATCCTCATCGACCCGGGGCACCGCCACCTCTTCCAGCACGTCCGCCGCGGGCTGGATCGGATAGGGATCACTCCCGAGCAGATCGACGTCGTCCTGGTTACCCACGGTCACCCCGATCACCTCGAAACGGTCGGTTCCTTCGGGCCCGGCACCCGGTGGGCGATGAGCCGGATCGACTACGAGTTCGTCCTGCGGTATATGGGCTCCCATGCGGGGCTGCCCCAGCCGGCGTTTTTCCTGCAGGAGGGCGATCTGGCGATCGGCGACAAGACCCTGCAGGTGATTCACACGCCGGGGCACTCGCCGGGTTCGGTGTGCCTCTACTGGCCCGAGAAGAAGGCGCTGTTCACGGGGGATGTCGTCTTCAGCCAGAGCATCGGCAGGACGGACCTTCCCGGCGGGTCGGGCAGGCAGCTCAAGGAGAGCATTGCGCGGCTTGCGCAACTCGACGTGGATGTCCTCTGCCCGGGTCACGGGGACGTCGTGACCGGGCGCGAGCACGTGAGGAAGAACTTCAAGATGATCCGGGATTTCTGGTTCAACTATCTATAG
- a CDS encoding amidohydrolase family protein: MKIIDSHMHCGIQNADQPIELIRAYLDRAGIRGACLFPPVEDIYDRYDYNFRDNARWVACRQMANEYLLDIQRRDPDIHAYFFVWNDFRADELKKGYRGVKWHRHDNEPVYHYDDPACEAFLDEVCRLRLPIVLEESFRNTLYFIERVAGRTPIIIPHLGGLNGGFDALFEAGVWDGETVYADTALASIREMGVFLKRYGSRKLLFGSDFPFGIPSSELSKVRHLGLKDDDFENVVNRNILRLIGREE; this comes from the coding sequence ATGAAGATCATCGACTCCCACATGCACTGCGGGATCCAGAACGCGGACCAGCCGATCGAGCTCATCCGGGCCTATCTGGACCGGGCAGGCATCCGGGGGGCCTGCCTCTTCCCCCCCGTGGAGGACATCTACGACCGTTACGACTACAACTTCAGGGACAACGCCCGCTGGGTCGCCTGCAGGCAGATGGCCAACGAGTACCTTCTCGACATCCAGAGGCGGGACCCGGACATTCACGCGTACTTCTTTGTCTGGAACGATTTCCGCGCGGATGAGCTGAAAAAGGGCTACCGGGGGGTCAAGTGGCACCGGCACGACAACGAGCCGGTCTACCACTACGACGACCCCGCCTGCGAGGCCTTTCTCGACGAGGTCTGCCGGCTCCGGCTCCCTATCGTCCTGGAGGAGTCATTCCGGAACACCCTGTATTTCATCGAGCGGGTGGCCGGGCGCACCCCGATCATCATCCCGCATCTCGGGGGGCTCAACGGGGGATTCGACGCGCTCTTCGAGGCCGGCGTGTGGGACGGCGAAACGGTGTATGCCGACACGGCCCTCGCCTCGATTCGGGAGATGGGGGTTTTCCTTAAGCGCTACGGGAGCCGCAAGCTGCTCTTCGGCAGCGATTTCCCCTTCGGCATCCCGTCGAGCGAGCTTTCGAAGGTGCGACACCTGGGCCTGAAGGACGACGACTTCGAGAACGTCGTGAACCGCAACATCCTGCGGCTCATCGGGCGGGAAGAGTGA
- the kdsB gene encoding 3-deoxy-manno-octulosonate cytidylyltransferase, with translation MKVVVIIPSRYQSSRFMGKPLADVLGKPMIQHVYERVLRSKTASLAAVATDDRRIFEAVERFGGRAILTSPDHPSGTDRIAEAAGALGLADEDIVVNVQGDQPTFEPAQIDEVVQPLLEDGTVDFSTLVYRIRRDEEVADPNAVKVVFDKDHFALYFSRSTIPFVRDRGKKADYWKHHGIYAYRKSFLVAFTRLPQGMLEKLEALEQLRALEHGYRIKVVETAFDSIEVDTPGDLERVKALLAGRKP, from the coding sequence ATGAAGGTCGTCGTCATCATCCCCTCGCGGTATCAGTCGTCGCGGTTCATGGGAAAGCCGCTGGCCGATGTCCTCGGAAAGCCCATGATCCAGCACGTCTACGAGAGGGTGCTCCGGTCGAAGACGGCATCGCTGGCCGCCGTGGCCACGGACGACCGGCGGATCTTCGAGGCCGTGGAGAGATTCGGCGGGCGGGCCATCCTCACCTCGCCGGACCACCCGTCCGGGACGGACCGGATCGCCGAGGCGGCGGGCGCGCTCGGGCTGGCCGACGAGGACATCGTCGTCAACGTACAGGGCGATCAGCCCACCTTCGAGCCCGCCCAGATCGACGAAGTCGTGCAGCCGCTCCTCGAGGACGGTACCGTCGATTTCTCGACGCTCGTCTACCGGATCCGCAGGGACGAGGAGGTGGCCGACCCCAACGCCGTCAAGGTTGTCTTCGACAAGGACCACTTCGCCCTGTACTTCTCGCGCTCGACGATCCCCTTCGTGCGGGACCGTGGGAAAAAGGCCGACTACTGGAAGCACCACGGCATCTATGCCTACCGCAAGTCGTTCCTCGTGGCCTTCACGAGACTCCCCCAGGGCATGCTGGAGAAGCTGGAGGCCCTCGAGCAGCTGCGGGCCCTCGAGCACGGGTACAGGATCAAGGTGGTGGAGACGGCATTCGACTCCATCGAGGTGGATACCCCGGGCGACCTGGAGCGCGTCAAGGCGCTCCTTGCCGGACGGAAACCCTGA
- the rfaD gene encoding ADP-glyceromanno-heptose 6-epimerase, producing the protein MYIVTGGAGFIGNVFVWKLNQEGIDDILIVDSLGCSDKWKNLVKRRYADFIHKDAFYEMLCGGTLPFKPKAVIHMGACSSTTERDADYLMENNFRYSCALARWAVSKRIPFLYASSGATYGDGSRGFSDDDRVTPTLQPINMYGYSKQLFDLWVMRNNLLDKVVGIKFFNVFGPNEYHKGEMQSVVRKSFFQIRDTGKVRLFKSHRAGFGHGEQVRDFVYVKDCVEVMWWLLQTPKARGIFNLGTGKARTWNDLVKAVFKAMGAKPRIEYIDMPAEIRDQYQYVTEAKMDKLRRAGCPVQCRSLEDAVEDYVKGHLQQADPYL; encoded by the coding sequence ATGTACATCGTCACCGGCGGGGCCGGGTTCATCGGCAACGTGTTCGTCTGGAAGCTCAACCAGGAGGGGATCGACGACATCCTGATCGTCGACTCCCTCGGGTGCTCCGACAAGTGGAAGAACCTCGTGAAGCGGCGCTATGCCGACTTCATCCACAAGGACGCCTTCTACGAGATGCTCTGCGGGGGCACGCTCCCCTTCAAGCCGAAGGCCGTCATCCACATGGGGGCCTGCTCCTCGACGACGGAGCGCGACGCCGACTACCTCATGGAGAACAACTTCCGCTACAGCTGCGCCCTGGCCCGGTGGGCCGTCTCGAAGAGGATCCCCTTCCTCTACGCCTCGAGCGGCGCGACCTACGGGGACGGCTCCCGGGGGTTCTCCGACGACGACCGGGTCACCCCGACGCTGCAGCCCATCAACATGTACGGCTACTCCAAGCAGCTCTTCGACCTCTGGGTCATGCGCAACAACCTGCTGGACAAGGTCGTGGGGATCAAGTTCTTCAACGTCTTCGGTCCCAACGAGTATCACAAGGGCGAGATGCAGAGCGTCGTCCGAAAGTCATTCTTCCAGATCCGGGACACGGGGAAGGTCAGGCTTTTCAAGTCCCACCGGGCGGGGTTCGGCCACGGCGAGCAGGTGCGGGACTTCGTCTACGTGAAGGACTGCGTCGAGGTCATGTGGTGGCTCCTGCAGACCCCCAAGGCCAGGGGCATCTTCAACCTCGGCACGGGCAAGGCCCGCACGTGGAACGACCTGGTCAAGGCCGTCTTCAAGGCCATGGGCGCAAAGCCCCGGATCGAGTACATCGACATGCCCGCCGAGATCCGAGACCAGTACCAGTACGTGACGGAGGCGAAGATGGACAAGCTCCGCAGGGCCGGCTGCCCCGTGCAGTGCCGGTCGCTGGAGGACGCCGTCGAGGATTACGTGAAGGGGCATCTGCAGCAGGCCGATCCTTATCTGTAA